Proteins encoded by one window of Vampirovibrionales bacterium:
- the rpoC1 gene encoding DNA-directed RNA polymerase subunit gamma (DNA-dependent RNA polymerase catalyzes the transcription of DNA into RNA using the four ribonucleoside triphosphates as substrates; in cyanobacteria the beta' subunit is composed of two distinct genes that produce a gamma and beta' subunit), with translation MELSHGEVEKPETINYRTLKAEMGGLFCERIFGPTKDWECFCGKYKRVRHRGIVCERCGVEVTESKVRRVRMGHIALAAPVTHIWFLKGIPSYLGLVLNLSLRDLEQVIYFNSYIVLDPGNTELKTGQLLSEEDYDNILEENEQAQLEVGIGAEAIKRMLEKLDLVQLQEQVKEEIAGASGSSQKRAKALKRLRLIEALLGSQASPTWMVMDVLPVIPPDLRPMVQLDGGRFATSDLNDLYRRVINRNNRLKRLLEMGAPEIIVRNEKRMLQEAVDALIDNGRRGRTVVGPNNRPLKSLSNIIEGKQGRFRQNLLGKRVDYSGRSVIVVGPKLKLHQCGLPKEMALELFKPFVVNKLIERGESQNIKSAKKKIERQETVVWDVLEEVIQGHPVMLNRAPTLHRLGIQAFEPVLVEGRAIQLHPLVCPAFNADFDGDQMAVHVPLSIEAQTEARMLMMATTNILIPATGQPVITPSQDMVLGIYYLTIDNPRASRGAGMKFFSFEDALAAHEAGVVELHAKILVRDDSGDLIETTPGRIIFNKAVRAAIH, from the coding sequence ATGGAACTGTCGCACGGCGAGGTGGAAAAGCCCGAAACCATTAACTACCGCACGCTCAAGGCGGAGATGGGCGGCCTGTTCTGCGAGCGCATCTTTGGGCCAACCAAAGATTGGGAATGCTTCTGCGGCAAGTATAAGCGCGTACGCCATCGGGGCATCGTCTGCGAACGCTGCGGCGTCGAGGTGACCGAGAGCAAGGTCCGCCGCGTGCGCATGGGGCATATCGCGCTGGCGGCGCCGGTAACTCATATCTGGTTTCTGAAGGGCATTCCCAGCTATCTGGGTCTGGTGCTGAACCTGTCGCTGCGCGATCTCGAGCAGGTCATCTACTTTAACTCCTACATCGTGCTGGATCCGGGTAATACCGAGCTGAAAACCGGCCAACTGCTTTCAGAAGAAGACTACGACAACATCCTCGAAGAGAACGAGCAAGCGCAGCTGGAGGTCGGCATCGGCGCCGAGGCCATCAAGCGGATGCTCGAAAAGCTGGACTTGGTCCAGTTGCAGGAGCAGGTCAAAGAGGAAATCGCCGGGGCCTCAGGCTCCAGCCAGAAGCGCGCCAAGGCTCTCAAGCGCCTGCGCCTGATTGAAGCCTTGCTGGGCAGCCAGGCCAGCCCCACGTGGATGGTCATGGACGTCCTGCCCGTGATTCCGCCCGATCTGCGCCCGATGGTCCAGCTCGACGGCGGCCGCTTTGCGACCAGCGATCTCAACGACCTCTATCGCCGGGTGATTAACCGCAACAACCGCCTCAAGCGCCTGCTGGAAATGGGCGCGCCGGAAATCATCGTCCGCAACGAGAAGCGCATGTTGCAGGAAGCCGTCGACGCCCTGATCGACAACGGTCGGCGCGGGCGCACGGTCGTCGGCCCCAATAACCGCCCGCTTAAATCACTGAGCAACATCATCGAAGGCAAGCAGGGCCGCTTCCGTCAGAATCTGCTCGGCAAACGGGTGGACTACTCGGGCAGAAGCGTCATCGTGGTTGGCCCGAAACTCAAGCTGCATCAGTGCGGCTTGCCCAAAGAAATGGCGCTGGAGCTGTTCAAGCCCTTTGTGGTTAACAAGCTCATTGAGCGCGGCGAAAGCCAGAACATCAAATCCGCCAAGAAGAAAATCGAGCGCCAGGAAACCGTCGTCTGGGACGTGCTGGAAGAGGTCATTCAGGGCCACCCTGTGATGCTCAACCGCGCTCCCACGCTGCACCGTCTGGGCATTCAGGCCTTTGAGCCCGTGCTGGTGGAAGGCCGCGCCATTCAACTGCACCCGCTGGTCTGTCCCGCCTTCAACGCCGACTTTGACGGCGACCAGATGGCGGTTCACGTGCCGCTGTCGATCGAAGCGCAAACCGAAGCGCGCATGCTGATGATGGCGACGACCAACATCCTCATTCCGGCCACCGGTCAGCCGGTGATTACGCCGTCTCAGGATATGGTTCTGGGCATCTACTACCTCACCATCGACAATCCGCGCGCCTCGCGCGGCGCCGGGATGAAGTTCTTCAGCTTTGAAGACGCGCTCGCCGCCCACGAAGCGGGCGTCGTCGAGCTGCACGCCAAGATTCTGGTGCGCGACGACAGCGGCGATCTCATTGAGACCACGCCCGGTCGCATTATCTTCAACAAGGCCGTTCGCGCCGCCATTCACTAG
- a CDS encoding 3-deoxy-D-manno-octulosonic acid transferase, translating to MNTAIGLYNVALWAALVLLAPVIAIWLAFSQKLRSGLRQKLALYPPEFLAQLQTLRQSGKPVVWFHAVSVGEFNAIRALVKRLNDACLPVISTTTHTGQGLARRVFPDLPVFYFPLDFAPFVRRALDAVRPDLAVLVETEIWPNFIHIATQRKGVPVILINGRLSPGSFKGYRWLKALMAPVLRCFDDCYMQSESDAQRLIALGAPPEIVHVAGNLKFDMPPAADDAHKTILRRLLGFGPRDIVVTFASSHRGEEELLLPVFLTLRKDFPELKFVIAPRHPERVAEVRALLNARGLPYRLRSQLSEAQPNEAPFVILDTIGELVTVYALSTLAVMGGSFVEHGGQNPLEPLSRKIPVIFGPHMFNFADISQRILEHHAGMQAQTPQDVISLATQLLTQPENYSAVVENGQRLLQDNRGALESLARAIQTRVGVVSPPEPPV from the coding sequence ATGAATACGGCGATTGGCCTGTATAACGTCGCGCTGTGGGCGGCTCTCGTTCTGCTGGCCCCGGTCATCGCAATCTGGTTGGCCTTTAGCCAGAAACTCCGTTCGGGCTTGCGCCAGAAACTGGCCCTGTATCCGCCGGAGTTTCTGGCGCAACTGCAAACCCTGCGCCAGAGCGGTAAGCCGGTGGTGTGGTTTCATGCCGTTTCGGTCGGCGAATTTAACGCCATTCGCGCGCTGGTCAAGCGTCTAAACGACGCCTGCCTGCCGGTGATCTCCACGACCACGCACACCGGACAAGGCCTGGCCCGCCGGGTGTTTCCCGATCTGCCGGTATTCTACTTCCCGCTGGATTTTGCTCCCTTTGTGCGGCGCGCGCTCGACGCCGTTCGCCCGGATCTGGCCGTGCTGGTGGAGACCGAAATCTGGCCCAACTTTATCCATATCGCCACGCAGCGCAAGGGCGTTCCCGTGATTCTCATCAATGGGCGTCTGTCGCCGGGCTCTTTTAAGGGATATCGCTGGCTTAAGGCCCTGATGGCCCCTGTTTTACGCTGCTTTGACGACTGCTATATGCAGAGCGAATCCGACGCGCAGCGGCTCATTGCGTTGGGAGCCCCGCCGGAAATCGTCCATGTGGCGGGAAATCTCAAGTTTGATATGCCTCCGGCGGCGGATGACGCGCATAAAACCATCCTGCGCCGCCTTCTGGGCTTTGGCCCGCGCGATATTGTCGTTACGTTTGCCAGTTCGCACCGTGGCGAAGAAGAGCTGCTGTTGCCTGTTTTCCTGACCCTGCGCAAGGATTTCCCGGAGCTGAAGTTTGTCATTGCGCCCCGGCACCCCGAACGCGTCGCCGAAGTCCGGGCGTTGCTGAATGCGCGCGGGCTGCCGTATCGTCTGCGCAGTCAACTGAGCGAGGCGCAGCCCAACGAAGCGCCCTTTGTGATTCTCGATACGATAGGCGAGCTGGTGACGGTGTACGCCTTGAGTACGCTGGCGGTCATGGGCGGCAGCTTTGTCGAGCATGGCGGACAGAATCCGCTCGAGCCGCTGAGCCGTAAAATCCCGGTGATTTTTGGGCCACATATGTTTAATTTCGCCGATATCAGCCAGCGCATTCTCGAACATCATGCGGGGATGCAGGCCCAGACGCCGCAAGACGTCATTTCGCTGGCCACGCAATTACTCACGCAACCGGAAAATTACAGCGCCGTGGTGGAAAACGGTCAGCGCCTGCTGCAAGACAATCGCGGCGCGCTGGAATCCCTTGCCAGAGCGATCCAGACCCGCGTCGGGGTTGTTTCGCCGCCAGAGCCGCCGGTATGA
- the leuB gene encoding 3-isopropylmalate dehydrogenase — protein sequence MTTPAYAIAVLPGDGIGPEIVEQAVKTLKAVERKFGVSFTLEYAPIGGAGIDSDGAPLPEKTLALAKSADAVLLGAVGDYKYDQLDPAIRPEQGLLQIRKALGLFANLRPVKAHKALLHASTLKSEIVDGIDIMVVRELTGGLYFGQPKRREADFALDTMSYARAEIERIAHAAFKLAKTRRSQVTSVDKANVLATSQLWREIVIEVAAQYPGVTLDHMYVDNASMQLIRNPRQFDVLLTENTFGDILSDEASMLTGSLGMLPSASLGEGKHAMYEPSHGSAPKYAGQDKVNPIAQILSAAMMLEHSFAMPQAARQIEQAVSHALDAGYRTYDIAESGARVVGTSQMGDAVAEALLALPETVSV from the coding sequence ATGACTACCCCCGCCTACGCTATCGCCGTTCTGCCCGGAGACGGCATCGGACCCGAGATTGTGGAGCAGGCTGTTAAAACGCTCAAAGCCGTGGAGCGTAAATTCGGCGTCTCGTTTACGCTGGAATACGCGCCCATCGGCGGCGCGGGTATCGACAGCGACGGCGCGCCCCTGCCGGAAAAAACGCTTGCGCTGGCAAAATCCGCGGATGCCGTCTTGCTGGGCGCTGTCGGCGACTATAAATACGACCAGCTCGACCCGGCAATTCGCCCGGAACAAGGCTTGTTACAGATTCGCAAGGCGTTGGGGCTGTTTGCTAATCTGCGGCCGGTCAAGGCGCACAAGGCCCTGCTGCACGCCTCCACGCTGAAGTCTGAGATTGTTGACGGCATCGACATCATGGTCGTTCGCGAGCTTACCGGCGGGCTGTATTTTGGACAACCCAAGCGCCGCGAGGCCGATTTTGCGCTGGATACCATGAGTTACGCGCGCGCGGAAATTGAACGCATTGCCCACGCGGCCTTCAAGCTGGCCAAAACCCGCCGCTCGCAAGTCACGTCTGTCGACAAGGCCAACGTGCTGGCCACCTCGCAGCTCTGGCGCGAGATTGTCATTGAAGTCGCCGCCCAATACCCCGGCGTTACGCTTGATCACATGTACGTCGATAACGCCTCGATGCAGTTGATTCGCAATCCCAGGCAATTTGACGTACTTCTGACCGAGAATACCTTTGGCGACATTTTGTCGGATGAAGCCTCGATGCTCACCGGCTCGCTGGGCATGTTGCCGAGCGCCAGTCTGGGCGAGGGCAAACACGCGATGTACGAGCCCTCTCACGGGTCTGCGCCCAAGTACGCCGGACAGGACAAGGTTAATCCCATTGCGCAGATTCTGTCGGCGGCGATGATGCTGGAGCATTCGTTTGCGATGCCGCAAGCGGCCCGGCAGATCGAACAGGCGGTCTCCCACGCGCTGGATGCAGGCTACCGCACGTATGACATCGCCGAGAGCGGCGCGCGCGTGGTCGGCACGTCGCAAATGGGGGATGCGGTTGCCGAAGCGCTGTTGGCGTTGCCCGAGACAGTTTCGGTATAA
- a CDS encoding alpha/beta fold hydrolase, with amino-acid sequence MTTGILLIHGMLGSPREFDAVEAAFRQQGYVTRAISLLGHGKRRDRPLREFSAEAMVQRAIADYHAFAEKSGADRIVVIGHSLGGVCALSIAAENPPCLAGVASLSAPCSLAYTINYHWGVFRVPPWSLLRGLFYLADQVTGFERPQLRPWEYARIAREGSDLLARFAQRLPEIRVPTLLAHSPCDLVIPFGEMARLAEALVHSPRVETHALERCGHQVFPVSGESRRTLEILSGFTHSLVGDSIVQR; translated from the coding sequence ATGACGACGGGCATCCTGCTGATTCACGGTATGCTGGGGTCGCCGCGTGAATTTGACGCGGTGGAAGCCGCTTTCCGGCAACAAGGCTATGTCACCCGGGCCATCAGCCTGCTGGGGCATGGCAAGCGACGCGATCGCCCCTTGCGCGAATTTTCGGCGGAAGCCATGGTGCAACGGGCCATCGCCGATTATCACGCTTTTGCGGAAAAGAGCGGCGCGGATCGCATTGTCGTCATCGGTCATTCTCTGGGCGGGGTGTGCGCATTGAGCATTGCCGCAGAGAATCCGCCTTGTCTGGCGGGCGTGGCGTCGTTGTCGGCGCCTTGCAGTCTGGCCTATACAATTAACTATCATTGGGGCGTGTTCCGCGTGCCGCCGTGGTCGCTGTTGCGCGGCCTGTTTTATCTTGCCGATCAGGTCACGGGCTTTGAACGGCCACAGCTTCGCCCCTGGGAATACGCGCGTATCGCCCGAGAAGGCAGCGACCTGCTGGCGCGCTTCGCCCAACGACTGCCAGAAATCCGCGTTCCTACGCTGTTGGCGCATTCTCCTTGCGATTTGGTTATTCCGTTTGGCGAGATGGCCCGCCTGGCCGAGGCGCTGGTTCACAGTCCTCGGGTCGAGACGCATGCGCTGGAGCGGTGCGGGCATCAGGTGTTCCCGGTGTCGGGGGAATCACGCCGCACGCTGGAAATTCTCAGCGGATTTACCCACTCGCTGGTCGGCGATTCTATCGTCCAAAGGTAA
- a CDS encoding DNA-directed RNA polymerase subunit beta'', producing the protein MSILSPATSQKKQLEYINRTVDKKGIRKLLAKIYEEHGAAKTGALANALKDLGFRYATLAGVTISIDDLSVPPTKKDLLASAESEIETATQRFIRGEITEVERYTKVIDTWSDTTEQLTKMVIDHFDRLNPVYMMAFSGARGNISQVRQLVGMRGLMADSQGQIIDMPIKSNFKEGLSVTEYIISSYGARKGLVDTALKTADSGYLTRRLVDVAQDVIITEPDCGTQNGIPLQAVKEGEKVLVPLEERIVSRTSAVDVVTKDGEVLVQAGQVITRTLAQKIADAGVLEVLVRSALTCDTYFGICQQCYGWSLTNNRLVDIGEAIGIMAAQSIGEPGTQLTMRTFHTGGAVSGSSGGREAIRAKNDGVVVKAVRTRDIRTRHGDVVNVTAKDTILEVKTKDGVDKYNLPVNTTVLLGEEGAKVKAGDALAELDPFLARGSARRLTEKATKDINTARSGEIHYDGFDADEKRDRQGNISRTANRAGTIWVLGGDVYNLPSGAKNLVQDGAFVEKGEVLAESLLISEHGGEVRVPESLTTETMKVDGKTVNAITGGKELTIIIASIQPSNAELALTKKERLWKVNDKKIDETFIIKAPDRTTVENGSIVAELIDDTLSTTTSGEIRYEDLEVDEQRIITKPGKVYFIPEEVHQVSKDISLKIPGVESGQFVQAGTEVVKGVVTRTAGILELVEENDIVREVIVRPGELFEVSDVTTLNVDDGAVVDAGAEVAPGVVAKERSMVTINFQMDMPEEAEFDADEVDESEVSEYAEVILRPVQEFFIEPREVNIDFESTEPTNIRIVPITQIQFNDGDRVRQIEGAPLIRTSLVIQMSGFLERLKGLVEIEESSDDKSAAGIMKIVVLENLTIRRDAPGDLNLGEDSVQTHLLVNDGQQIEPKTPLVKTQALAKTGGKVSLGAADGERDVRRLLLISPDHLKSLDLAESCSLKKDDFVKVGDLLDGSTPSPVSGRVAAIEKNRITLRQGRPYLISAGAQLQNENRAICQRGDLIATLIFERQKTGDIVQGLPRVEELLEGRKPKEIAIIAKHDAAVEIVDDEEGLKVYMISDHGREELQMPIGSNILVEDKQHVRAGQPITDGAVNPHELLEVSGIVAVRKYLVDEVQRVYRSQGVEIADKHVEVIVRQMSKKVRVDEGGDTVLLIGELVDEKDLNEHNRRLEKEQIPAQGSPVLLGITKASLNTESFISAASFQETTRVLTEAAVEGKKDYLRGLKENVIIGRLIPAGTGFPHFIDERVDMIEETQNASKSGARKPSAILEEIESMFGSPEITPETLSDFLLDDDATLVSGMSEEKIDAAAEDDEE; encoded by the coding sequence ATGAGCATTCTGTCTCCCGCCACCAGCCAGAAGAAGCAACTGGAATACATCAATCGCACGGTCGACAAGAAGGGCATCCGCAAGCTGCTCGCCAAGATCTACGAAGAGCATGGGGCCGCCAAAACCGGCGCGCTGGCCAACGCCCTCAAAGATCTGGGCTTTCGCTACGCGACGCTTGCCGGCGTGACCATCTCGATCGACGATCTCTCCGTCCCGCCGACCAAGAAAGACCTGCTGGCTTCCGCCGAAAGCGAGATTGAAACCGCTACCCAGCGCTTTATTCGCGGCGAGATCACCGAAGTTGAACGCTATACCAAGGTTATCGACACCTGGAGCGATACCACTGAGCAGCTCACCAAGATGGTCATCGACCATTTTGATCGCCTGAATCCGGTGTATATGATGGCCTTCTCCGGCGCTCGGGGGAACATCAGCCAGGTGCGTCAGCTGGTCGGGATGCGCGGCCTGATGGCCGACTCGCAGGGGCAGATTATCGACATGCCCATCAAATCCAACTTCAAAGAGGGTTTGAGCGTTACCGAGTACATCATCTCCAGCTATGGCGCGCGCAAGGGGCTGGTAGACACCGCCCTGAAGACGGCCGACTCCGGGTATCTCACCCGCCGTCTGGTCGACGTCGCTCAGGACGTGATTATTACCGAGCCCGATTGCGGTACCCAGAACGGGATTCCGTTACAGGCCGTTAAAGAAGGCGAAAAAGTACTGGTCCCGCTGGAAGAGCGGATTGTCAGCCGCACCTCCGCCGTGGATGTCGTGACAAAGGACGGCGAAGTGTTGGTGCAGGCGGGTCAGGTCATTACCCGCACCCTGGCCCAGAAAATCGCTGACGCCGGGGTTCTGGAAGTGCTGGTTCGCTCTGCGCTTACCTGCGACACGTATTTCGGCATCTGTCAGCAATGCTATGGCTGGTCGCTGACCAATAATCGCCTGGTCGATATCGGCGAAGCCATCGGCATTATGGCTGCACAAAGTATCGGGGAGCCCGGAACACAGCTCACCATGCGCACCTTCCACACGGGTGGGGCCGTCAGCGGGAGTAGCGGCGGTCGTGAGGCGATTCGCGCCAAAAACGACGGCGTGGTCGTCAAGGCCGTGCGCACCCGCGATATCCGCACCCGCCACGGGGATGTCGTCAATGTAACGGCCAAAGATACCATTCTGGAAGTTAAAACCAAGGACGGCGTCGACAAATATAACCTGCCGGTCAACACGACGGTGCTGCTCGGCGAAGAAGGCGCCAAAGTGAAAGCCGGCGATGCGCTGGCCGAACTCGATCCATTCCTGGCGCGCGGCAGCGCCCGTCGCCTGACGGAAAAAGCCACCAAGGACATCAACACGGCCCGCAGCGGCGAAATCCACTACGACGGCTTTGACGCCGACGAAAAACGGGATCGTCAGGGCAACATCAGCCGTACGGCCAACCGCGCCGGTACCATCTGGGTGCTGGGCGGCGATGTGTACAACCTGCCCTCGGGCGCCAAGAATCTGGTGCAGGACGGCGCGTTTGTCGAAAAGGGCGAGGTGCTGGCCGAGTCCCTGCTCATTAGCGAACATGGCGGCGAAGTGCGCGTGCCGGAAAGCCTGACGACCGAAACCATGAAGGTCGACGGTAAAACCGTTAACGCCATCACCGGCGGCAAGGAACTGACGATTATCATCGCCTCGATTCAGCCGTCCAACGCCGAGCTGGCCCTCACCAAGAAAGAGCGCCTCTGGAAGGTCAACGACAAGAAGATCGATGAGACGTTCATCATCAAGGCGCCCGATCGCACGACCGTTGAAAACGGCAGCATCGTGGCCGAACTGATTGACGATACGCTCAGCACCACCACCAGCGGCGAAATCCGCTACGAGGATCTGGAAGTCGACGAGCAGCGCATCATTACCAAGCCCGGCAAAGTCTACTTCATCCCGGAAGAAGTGCATCAGGTCAGCAAGGATATCTCGCTCAAGATTCCCGGCGTGGAATCGGGGCAATTCGTGCAGGCCGGCACCGAAGTGGTCAAAGGCGTTGTCACTCGCACCGCCGGGATTCTCGAACTGGTTGAAGAAAATGACATCGTGCGCGAAGTCATCGTGCGCCCTGGCGAACTGTTTGAAGTCTCCGACGTCACCACGCTCAACGTCGATGACGGGGCCGTGGTTGACGCAGGCGCTGAAGTCGCGCCGGGCGTCGTCGCCAAAGAGCGCAGCATGGTCACCATCAACTTCCAGATGGACATGCCCGAAGAGGCTGAGTTCGACGCCGACGAAGTCGACGAATCCGAGGTCAGCGAGTACGCCGAAGTGATTCTGCGTCCGGTGCAGGAGTTCTTTATTGAACCGCGCGAAGTCAACATCGATTTCGAATCCACTGAGCCGACCAATATTCGCATCGTGCCCATTACGCAAATCCAGTTCAACGACGGCGATCGCGTGCGCCAGATTGAAGGCGCGCCGCTAATCCGCACCAGTCTGGTTATCCAGATGAGCGGTTTCCTGGAGCGGCTCAAAGGCTTGGTGGAAATCGAGGAGTCGAGCGACGATAAATCCGCCGCCGGCATCATGAAAATCGTTGTGCTGGAAAACCTCACGATCCGCCGCGATGCGCCGGGCGACCTGAATCTGGGCGAAGATTCGGTGCAAACCCACTTGCTGGTTAATGACGGTCAGCAAATTGAGCCGAAGACCCCGCTGGTGAAAACCCAGGCGCTGGCCAAAACCGGCGGTAAAGTAAGTCTGGGCGCGGCTGATGGCGAGCGCGACGTGCGCCGCCTGCTGCTGATTAGCCCGGACCACTTGAAGTCGCTGGATCTGGCCGAATCCTGCTCCCTGAAGAAAGACGATTTCGTCAAGGTCGGCGACTTGCTCGACGGCAGCACGCCTTCGCCGGTCTCTGGGCGCGTGGCGGCGATTGAGAAAAATCGCATCACGCTGCGTCAGGGCCGTCCGTACCTGATCAGCGCAGGCGCCCAGCTTCAGAACGAGAATCGCGCAATCTGTCAGCGCGGCGACCTGATCGCGACCCTGATCTTCGAACGTCAGAAAACCGGGGACATCGTCCAGGGTCTGCCTCGGGTTGAAGAGCTGCTGGAAGGCCGCAAACCCAAAGAAATCGCGATTATCGCCAAGCACGACGCCGCTGTTGAAATCGTCGATGACGAGGAAGGCCTCAAGGTCTACATGATCAGCGATCATGGCCGCGAGGAACTCCAGATGCCCATCGGCTCCAACATTCTGGTGGAAGACAAGCAGCACGTGCGCGCCGGTCAGCCGATTACGGACGGGGCCGTGAATCCGCACGAATTGCTGGAAGTCTCGGGCATTGTCGCCGTTCGCAAGTATCTGGTCGACGAAGTTCAGCGGGTCTACCGCTCCCAGGGCGTCGAAATCGCCGACAAGCACGTGGAAGTCATCGTCCGTCAGATGTCGAAGAAGGTTCGCGTGGATGAAGGCGGCGACACGGTGCTTCTCATTGGCGAACTCGTCGACGAGAAAGACCTGAATGAGCATAATCGTCGGCTCGAAAAAGAGCAGATCCCCGCTCAGGGCTCGCCCGTGCTGCTGGGGATCACCAAGGCGAGCCTGAACACCGAGAGCTTCATCTCGGCGGCGAGCTTCCAGGAGACGACCCGCGTACTGACCGAGGCCGCTGTCGAAGGCAAGAAAGACTACCTGCGCGGCCTGAAGGAAAACGTCATTATTGGTCGCCTGATTCCAGCCGGCACCGGCTTCCCGCATTTTATCGACGAGCGCGTCGATATGATCGAGGAAACCCAGAACGCCAGCAAATCGGGCGCGCGCAAGCCGTCGGCGATTCTCGAAGAAATCGAGAGCATGTTCGGCTCGCCCGAAATCACGCCGGAAACGCTCAGCGACTTCCTGCTCGATGACGACGCCACGCTGGTCAGCGGTATGAGCGAAGAGAAAATCGACGCCGCCGCAGAAGACGACGAGGAATAG
- the hcp gene encoding hydroxylamine reductase: MFCYQCEQTSRGTGCTTMGICGKEPETAALQDLMLHAIKGISMIAHRARALGVNDAQVNRETFASLFLTLTNVNFDKYAHVADLRKLDATLQRIRTLYADACKAQGKTPELFYGPAEWRFTDDVATLLKQGEETSIPNRLAKLNPDVGSMQELIVYGIKGLAAYAHHACMLSYEDDAVYAFVHEALDYLTKEEQPLDVLVTLAMRTGECNLRVMEMLDRAHTETFGHPVPSQARLTPKAGKAIVVSGHDLKALYELLKQTEGKGVNVYTHGEMLPALGYPGLKRFSHLIGHYGGPWQNQQREFAEFPGAILMTTNCLKEPLREYNDRIFTMDVVGWEGVQHIEGYDYSKLIARALEMPGFPADVPEQFITVGFGHNAVLSVADKVLELVKAGKINHFYVIGGCDGAESYRDYFTRFATSTGDDSVILTMGCGKYRFNKLEFGDIEGIPRLLDLGQCNDSYSAVKIAVALAEALDTDVNSLPLSLVVSWFEQKAVAVLLTLLHLGLRNIRLGPALPAFISPNVLELLVSNFNIMKTGAVETDLAATRA, from the coding sequence ATGTTTTGTTACCAATGCGAACAAACCTCGCGCGGCACGGGCTGCACGACCATGGGCATCTGCGGCAAGGAGCCGGAAACCGCCGCCCTGCAAGATTTAATGCTGCACGCGATTAAAGGCATTTCGATGATCGCCCATCGCGCCCGCGCTCTGGGCGTGAACGACGCCCAGGTCAACCGCGAGACCTTCGCCTCGCTGTTTCTGACGCTGACCAACGTCAATTTCGACAAATACGCCCACGTCGCCGACCTGCGCAAGCTGGATGCCACGCTCCAGCGCATCCGCACGCTCTATGCCGACGCCTGCAAAGCCCAGGGTAAAACGCCCGAGCTTTTCTACGGCCCAGCCGAGTGGCGCTTTACCGATGATGTCGCCACCCTTCTGAAACAGGGCGAAGAGACGTCTATCCCCAACCGTCTGGCCAAACTGAACCCGGACGTCGGCTCGATGCAGGAACTTATCGTATATGGCATCAAGGGCCTGGCCGCTTACGCGCACCACGCCTGCATGCTGTCTTACGAAGACGACGCCGTCTACGCCTTTGTCCATGAAGCGCTCGATTACCTCACCAAGGAAGAGCAGCCGCTGGACGTTCTGGTAACGCTGGCCATGCGCACCGGCGAATGCAATCTGCGCGTGATGGAAATGCTGGATCGGGCCCATACTGAGACCTTCGGCCATCCGGTTCCCTCACAGGCGCGTCTGACGCCAAAAGCGGGCAAAGCCATCGTCGTCTCCGGCCATGACCTCAAAGCCCTCTACGAGCTGCTCAAGCAGACCGAAGGCAAAGGCGTCAACGTTTACACCCATGGCGAAATGCTGCCCGCGCTGGGCTATCCCGGCCTGAAACGCTTTTCTCACCTGATTGGGCATTACGGCGGCCCCTGGCAGAATCAGCAGCGGGAATTCGCCGAATTCCCCGGCGCCATTCTGATGACGACCAACTGCCTCAAAGAGCCCCTGCGCGAGTACAACGACCGCATCTTCACGATGGATGTCGTCGGCTGGGAAGGCGTGCAGCATATCGAGGGCTACGACTACAGCAAACTCATCGCGCGCGCGCTGGAAATGCCCGGTTTCCCGGCGGACGTACCCGAGCAATTCATCACCGTGGGCTTTGGTCATAACGCGGTGCTGAGCGTGGCCGACAAGGTGCTGGAACTGGTCAAGGCCGGTAAAATCAATCACTTCTACGTGATTGGCGGCTGCGACGGCGCGGAATCCTACCGCGATTACTTCACCCGCTTTGCGACCTCCACCGGCGATGACAGCGTGATCCTCACCATGGGATGCGGCAAATATCGCTTCAACAAGCTCGAATTCGGCGATATTGAAGGCATTCCGCGCCTGCTCGATTTGGGCCAGTGCAATGACAGCTACTCGGCGGTCAAAATCGCCGTGGCGCTGGCCGAAGCGCTGGACACGGACGTCAACAGCCTGCCCCTGTCGCTGGTCGTGTCGTGGTTCGAACAGAAAGCGGTCGCCGTGTTGCTGACCCTGCTGCACCTGGGACTGCGCAATATCCGTCTGGGGCCGGCGCTGCCGGCGTTTATCTCGCCCAACGTGCTGGAGCTGCTGGTCAGCAACTTCAACATCATGAAAACCGGCGCTGTGGAAACCGATCTGGCCGCCACGCGCGCCTAA